The Hippoglossus hippoglossus isolate fHipHip1 chromosome 21, fHipHip1.pri, whole genome shotgun sequence genomic sequence AAATGGAAGAACCGGCGCAGGAGCGTCAACTCTGACATcgtgaagaagaaagaggagcgTGACCAGATCGAGCAGGTTACCATCGGCGGTAACAGGAGGTCCAAGACCTTCAAGGAGATGcaagaggagaggtgaggaggaataaGAACACCTGATTCGGTTGTTTTGATAGTGCTTGATGATAGATCCTGTTTTTTTACTTGGAAAAAACAAGGCTCACTGagtttcttcctcttttacgTCCTGTCTACCCTCGGAGGTGGATCCTTCGCTGAGGTAAACCTAAGAGAAGGTGTGAATGAGATGTTTTGCAGATTTGAACACAGAGAGTCTCTCAGTCATTgtggaaatgtaatttaatcaCGGCTCACAACCTGCCAACCTGCCCCTCTTTTACTGCCCCACCTTCCTTTGCCCGCTGCTATTCAACTGtgctcctcctcgtctctcacTGCCCTCCCCATTTCATCTCCCTGTGCCCATCTTCATCTTTAATCCTATCCAtcacttttttccccttttaatCTCATcacctttcttctcctctgtccgGTCCACAGAGAcaataaagggaaaaaaagtcttGGCAGTCGTCTCGGATCTCTGGCTTACCTGGACGACGAGGAGGACGTGTTTGAGAGACCCGTCACCTCCCCTCGTACCCGAACCCTCCCCGCCAGGAGCTTCACTATTGACACTCCTTACAATTATTTCGAGCCCTCTGAGCCTTCTCTGAAAGAGGACGACCCACCTGCTGCCTCCCCAGCCACGGGCAGGGCCGCTTCCCCTCCCACCTCGCGGCGAGTCGACGTTGTGGACCGTCCTGCAGGCAGAGACACCACGACCACCATCACTCCcaacctccctccctccagccgAGGCTCTCTCCTCAACTCTGCTGCAGGTGCACCTTTACAGAGGAGTGCCGTCTCAGAACGCAGCAGACCCAccaagacagaggagaaaaccaCGACTGTCGTCTCAGAACGCAGCAGACCCAccaagacagaggagaaaaccaCGACcgtcgtctcctcctccagcgcCCTACAAAAGGTGGCAGAGCCGAGACGCCCATTCTTGCGCGCACAAACGGAGGTGGAGGCCCCCTCCCCTGGTTTTCTGTACAAACAACAACCGCAGCCCAGCTCGATGGAACCCAAACCTCCCGGGGTGTCTCATGTTTCCGCCTCCCTCCCCAGGAGCTACCAGAAATCGGATAGCGCACGTCTAACCTCAGTTGTCACGGCAAGGCCCTTCGGGACCCAGGCCTCCCGCATCACCTCACTTCCGCGAGTCTTCGCAGTAAGTACTAGATGATTTTACAACCAAACACAACCTACCAGTGCTGCACAAACGAAGGGCATCTAGAGGATGTTAAGTGTTGGTAAGAAATGTTTGCCTCTGTGATCAGGTGccattttatttgtcttgaGTGCATCGGTGTTACCCATCAGTACGATCTGATTACTGTGTTAATAATGGATGAGGTCAGTGTTTTTATAATGCTAACTACTAGAGCAGCTATTTTCAGCCTTCTCACATTCATTACAGTTACAGCAAATGCAATAGAGTGTTTCACACACGTTTAAAGAGCTGATCCGCTAATTTCATCAATCAGCCATTTGTTGTTCAATAAAGTTTTACACTCTTACGGCCCGAACATTCTTTATAACTCTGCATTCATCCGTGACAGATGGGCGACCCTAACAAGCGCGTCAACGGCGACGCCTCTAAGAAGTCGTCGGTGCCGAGCCGCTATCACCAGTTCATGACCCCCGAGGACGAGGCTCACTCCAGCTCGGCCCACAGcagtgaagatgaggaggaagaggaggaggaggaggcagcggtgACATGGGGCAAGACCGCGCCGAAGAGTGTCACCTTGACTCAGAGCACCTCGCCCGTCCCTGCTCCTCCAGTCAGGAGAGAAGCTCCAGTCACTCCTGCTCCAGTCAGTCCTGCTCCAGTCAGTCCTGCTCCAGCCAAAGAAAGCAGCCAGGTATTTAATTACCTGCTGTTGACACAACAgatcagctgttttcttttctcctgcatTGAAGGCATTAAAAAATAATGCGGCTTTGTTAACACGAATTGTATTTAAGACTCACTCTGACGGAGAATTCACATAATTTTACGTGAAACCTAATGCatcataaacatattttttttattttctgtataagTTGCTGCGCTGTTGAAATTAAAGAATAGCAACAGGTTCATTGACAACAATACCTGacattctctcctctctcctgggTGATGGAAAGTCAGCACCAAGTTTTTATGCTTGTAAGAGCTTGTAACAGGTGAGTGTCGTTCATCTCCACTCACCTGTGCTGGTGTTTGGTTTGTAGGAGAACTACTGCGACATGCGGATCAACCTGAACCAGAAGcccaacagcagcagagactttGGCTTCCAGGCAGCCTGGGACTCAACCGGAGCTCGCGTCACGACCATCGCGCCAGGTAACAGACGACCTTCAGACAAAGGGATTTTAATAGTGTAGGAATAACTTTATTCAAAGGCAATCGGGCAACGTTAAACTTTGACATCCCCAGTGGTTAAACTACAGACTGACAACGGTTATATCTCCCTCTGGGTTCACAGATTCATGGTTCTCACATTGGGAGCTTTTGTATTTCACAGCTGGGCTCTGCTGGTTAGGCGTCAGCAGGTTTTTCAGTCCACTTCAGCGGCAGTGCCAGACTTAAGTAGGGCAACATCTATCTGGGTCAGATCTGCTGGGCCTGAGCCTCTTTCCACTGATTCTCCACCTCCACATGACTAAATGACtaaatgaatgtatttttccAACACATACGTACGTACTCTGGAACTCTGTCACACCAGCATCAGCGTTCATTGTGTTTAAGCCTGTTGTATGTTTGTTCCATCACGTCATGTCGTATGTtacctttcttttcttcttcatgtcttTAGGTATAAGAACAATAACATTTCTATAAATGTGCCCGTGTTAGCCAGCGGGCGGATCTTGATTTTCACTGCAGTTCTTTGGCAAAATGTTGTAAAACCTATGAAGGGAGAGGTTAAGAAACACGAGACGGAAAGATGCAGAATGAGACACGAGATGGCGCACTATTCAATGTCAAGGTTATTGGTTTGTCATTACATAGCCATGTAAAAATCCACATGCAGCAGAATGAGATATTGTTCCTCACAGGACCAGATAATAAGTAAAAGAATCAAGCATGCAAAGaaaaattaaaagcaacaaGAGGCAGCAAAACACTCTTGCTGTAAAATGACCAGGTTCATTGTTCAGTGCAAACAAAGTAGTTTACAGCAACAGAACATAAATGAACAATCCtattgggcggctgtggctcagaaggtAGGGCGGGTCGTCCACCAACAAGAAGGTTGGTCGttcaatccccagctcctccattTGGCATGAAGTGTCCTTGAACTGCAAATTGCCCCTGAGGGCTGTGCCGACGGTGTTTAAATGAACTGTGAATTAAACTATACTGTAAAGTGCTtggagtggtcatcaagactagaatgCACTGAACATCCAAAACATACCATTTATTGTTATCTGGCACAAATTACTGATTCAGATCAATAAGTCACAGATGAAATATGATGGtctgtaaatggtctgtatttttatatatacgcttttctagtcttgatgaccactcaaagcactttacagtcatccacatccacacatacacactcacattcatgcagtgtgtctatgggcagcactttttctatgagggctgaccaaggacactttggcaggcagatggggaagactgggatcaaaccaccgacttTCTGTGGTTCCCGACTTTTTCTCTTCAATGTTAATCAACAGTATTTATCTATTAATTAATAACTGGGACGTTAATATAGATAGTTCAAAGGTTGGTAAGAATTTTAATATCACACATTGAACATGTAAGTGGTGTAGTGCAAGAACATAATTGTcaattattattgaattatcAATACCACATTGTTAATACAATACTGGTAGATTAAGGTTTAGGTTCTTAGGTTAAAAAGAATACAGCATAGAAATAAAGATAGAAAGGCAGGTCCAAAATTCCAAGACCACTTTCCCATTCAAGCATGGAAAGTATTTTGTTACTCAGTAGATTTTGTAGAAGACCTTAAGTCTTATGTGTTCTTGCATTGAGGTTATAGCTTTACAATGTCGATCTCAGTAAATTACACTGTTACCACAATAGCCACGTTATTGTCTATGTTAGATATTCAGCATCTTATGGACCAAGGTGTGATAAAACGTATCCCTCTGTGTGGCGCAGGCAGCCCGGCTGAGATGTGCCAGCTCCAGGCCGGAGACGAGGTGCTGTCCGTGAacagccagcaggtggcagaaATGAGCTACACAGACTGGAAGTCCTGCATGGAGGAGGCGCTGCAGGATGGCAGCCTGGTCATGGATGTTCGCCGTCATGGCAAAAACAGTGAGTCATCCGACCACCGTGCGCGTGTGCGTGAGGTTGACGTGAACCACTTTGAGGGTCACATTCCTGGGCTGACAGTCCCACTTATGCATCGTGCGTTGCTAAACAGTTTTGACACTTTAAATTGGTGCGTAAACTATTGTGAAATCATCCATGAATGATTTCATGACAGTGAAACGGTGAAGGACCCGTGAGGCTTTTTCTCCTCGTCTAATGAAGAGAAACTGTTATTGTGGGGACCTCTGAGGCTTTTAGTCCTCCCTGTGCGTCTTTTTCTCACACTGTTTTTCCATAATCTTCTGGTCATTTCGTCTTTTGTGTCTCGTTCCTCTCTGTTCCCCTGTGGAGAGCTAACCCAGCTCAGGTCCATGGTTCTGTGAGTGTGCTGTTTTCACAGTGTTAGTGCCACAGGCTTCTTCTGCATCAGTGTCAACTCACAAACGTGATAAACCACCCGCAGTAGCTCACCTGCACTAACACACAGTTCTGGGTATATTAGTGTTGTTGTGTCCGGTGGTTGTGCGTCTGTTGTAAACATTGTGTGGGTTTATGGAAACTTCATTAAGCTGCATGGCTGGGGAAGGTGGGTTCTCTGTCACCCCCTGCTGCTCTCTATAACAACACCATCACAGAAACCTTGTTCCCTGCTTTTTAGTCTTCTTCATGCAAGTAGACACCTCTAAGTCAAATGCTGTAtttcacatatacacacaaacactcatgcacaaaatcatgttgtttttttttgtgcatacACACATCGTGTGTTTGTGCCATTGCATTGTCTGCGTGCAGACTGGGACAGAGACCAACCTTCCCTGCCATTTAAAAGCCATAAGACCATCAATCTGACCAGTATGGATCCGATACTTCTAGGTTCCCCTGATTCGAACACTGCAAACTCCAGCCTGGATTTCACCTCGCGCATGACCTCGGAAACCCTGTTGCCCAAAGAGCTCACCGCCAACCCAGTAGTCGTAAGTTACCCAGAATCACTCAGGTTGACTCAGGTTTGGTCAGATTTTAACCTGTCATTGTTCCCGGCCCtgtgattttcttcttttttcaaaaatatgtgGGCATTATGTCTCTCTGCAGGATTTGGCTTCAAATGGAGTTAATGGAAGTTTCTATCAGAAGTCGGTGACCATGAGGAACAAAGGTAAAGAACAGAGGGCAAAATCAGAAAAGTTATGAAATTGATCTCGATGACTGTGTCTGTACtgaacataaaaatacacaagttaGGTGCAATTTTGTTGATGTGGGAGAACATGGCACTCAGTCCAGCACATACCTCCGCAAAGGGCCGAaaatccccttaaattcaatcaagatccaccatatttcacacactcatagaaatcagttcccttaatgttcctgatttatttattcatatcaaaatccatgaattttttctctgagaaaacagtgaaaatgttgaaaaatgcattgTTAACCCACatcctgatctggatccacaccaaaattgatATAGTGCATCCttccaaacaaataaaccaacaaacagacagggctgaaaacattggcggaggtaattaCTGTGGATAATATTAATCTTTATTGTCTAATACATCTTAGGCaacatgcactgtgtgtgtaaTTCATATTAAAGCGATATCGTATTTTTCTCCTCTGGTtaaatgtgtttctctcctcacttTATCCTGTTCTCCATTTCTCATGTAGAGTCAGAACCCATATCTTTGAAAAACTTAAAACGGCGGTCAGAGTTTTTTGAacaaggtaaaaagaaaaaaaagaacaagcaCTGACCAAAGAGGGGTGGGCTTGTCTTTATATTCATATAACGTCTGTGTAATCTGTTGGCTGGGTTCTCTGTGCCTCTGTGTCATTTCTGCGTCTCTGCTGAAGTTCTCAGCTTTCCAAGGGTTTTTTGCATGTTCTTGTCCGCCTCATGTTAAATGCATAAGGAACCCGTTATGAATTGATAATCATGTCAGGACTGAAATCCTCCATGGCTCTTTCTTGggacttttccttttttgtgacAGTCTTGTCTGGTGCCAAAGCTTTAACCCTTGTGCCCCTTCCCTCCTTCAGGCGGCTCAGGGTCCAGTGTCAGTGCGCTGGTCTACCTCTGTGGTAAACTGGGTTGAATGTGCAGTGATCTCCTCACCTTCACCTGGTACAGCCTGGGACACTGACATCCTGTTTAAGAAactattttaataattcataataataaaaatagacCTAAAGAAAtactaaaaaatgaaaagagaatatTAAAAAGTCCGCGTATTTGGCTGCGGAAGAATGAACAGAATGTCAGAACCAGTGTCAGCGTACCAAccacaaatacaaatctgaaactcctgttgtttttgtggtgtTTCTGAGTGGTGTCCAGGTTTAATGCATGGTTACGCAGTTTGCTGAGCATGAACTGAAAAGCCTTCCTGTTGCTTTCTCGGCGTGCATGTGTTGAACTGTTTGTCGTTTACTGTCAGAGCGGCTACGCTGAACTTTTGCTGCCTCTTGTGCTGCTGATGCATGTGTTTCCCtttcagtttgtccagtttcACGATCCATTTATTGATTTTCATATTCAGAACTATTGGTGTGGCAATGTGAATGTCAACAAGTGGGTGATCTTTGAATTGAGCGAATCAATCAACAAGGTGAAATTTGACCTTTGCTGCTTTGAGGCCGATGAAAAACATCAATTAACTTtggtttaaaatgtcatttgCAATCATAAATTGATGCTTGACTTTAAAAAACGAAATTGAAGCTTTAATAAGCCGCTCAACTTTGTGTTGTGACGGCCTCAGGGTTAACTTGGATATTCACATCTTGTTTCATTGGTCTGTCTCTGCACGCTACAAGTACTGACTtggtgattttctttgtttttaaggaGGATCAGAGTCTGCGATGCCAGATGTGAGTAATATTACCGGTGCATCAAAGCAGTTTGACATGACAATATATTTGAAAGCAGATACCACGAAGCCTGGATCCATAATTATGCATTTGACATGCACTGCTAGTTCACTTCAGAGGCAGGTTCACTCTGCTTCACCTCGTTATTCCACTGACTGCAGGAAACCTCAATTTGATTATGAATCattgaatatataaaaagtaTATACGAAGATGTATATATGAACCGAACATACTCAGGATCGAGggttatatatattatatccaTTGTAATTTTGGGCTATAAAGATCAAATTGACTTGGCAATAACACATTATCTACTGATAACTGCAATGATGCATTTGCCttatattacaaatataataGAGTTACAGATGTGGACAGATGTTTAATTGCTGTTTCAAGCAAAACACCAGAGGCAGTCGGAGGTGTCAGGAAACAACAGGTTAAATACGCCAGGTGTTCCAGCGGACCGATGTCACAAGCCCTCTGATATGTTTGCCCTCTTTTTTCAGATGCCTGTTCCCTCAATCACTCCCTCCTCCAGCCGCTGGTCCTGGGACCCGGAGGACGAGCGCAGGAGACAAGAGAAATGGCAGAAGGAACAGGAGCGCCTCCTACAGGTACGTAAAGGCACACGCATGTAGCAGTGATGTTACGTTACACCCCCAGCCTATACTAAAGGAGTCTAGTAAAACAGTCCTGCGATAAATCCTTCCCACGTGAAGATTATTTTTAGATGGTGAATTTATTAATCCGGGCAGTAAATTCCACTGTTGCAGCTTTAAGTCATATATGTCATAAAAACAGGAATGAAGTCTCAAAACAAAGGAATAAGGACACTCAACATCTGCCCAAAACAGACTTGGATTAGTGTTGTATCAGACTGCAGTAGGTTTAGATAgctgtacctaataaactggacATGGAGTTTGTAGCCCAtttaaaataatggaaaatacCAAATGAAGCAACCTCAAAATTCATTTGATCTGATAACCAGCTGTAAATCAGTTCTGTGTCCCATGTCCCAATGAGACGAGAGCACCGCGAAGCAGTGTCTGCTCCCAATaggctgaaaacagaaaacctcaGACAGGGCTCAGGCTGCTGAAGGTAAAGCATCTGTCGAGTAGCCAATTTAAATGTAGTAGAATCCtgtcaaaacatttttctgCGGGTTTATTTCTGGATGGAGATCAAAGGTGTCCGAGCAGAGCGTTACTCCTCCAGTCTTTCTCCCTGTTGGATAAACGGCCTGATTTCATGATGTGCCCGGGAGACTTCCTGCCCAGGGCAAGCTTCTCTAGGTTCTTATCGACTCAGGATGGTTAGGTAACGTGTAGGTGAGCTTGGTAGtatatgaaaataatacaaGCGTCTTTTTATTCTCCATTTCATTACTTTGACCCCCAGTTGGTGCACAAGCCAAGGAGAGAAAAAGTTACTATGATTTTTTTAGTAGTTGTAGTATTTTTTGTATGGGAAACACTTTGGAGCCATAACCACAAGTTGGAattgtgtgtcagcagcagtttgcagATCCTAAAATGCTTTACACAGACAGAATGTGGAGACCTACAGCTTTTAGATTTGTCAAGATTGTGTGAAGATTGTGTGAAGATTGAGTCCATAACAAACCTAAAGTGGCGTGAAATGCTTTCAGCCACATTTGTAGCAGTGTAgctgtgtagtgtgtgtgcgtgtgtgtgtgtggaccttACCCCCAGCCACTttgagagtgaaagagggaCAGTCATTCTACCGTTGCCactcatcgtcatcatcatcaacatctgaCCTATGACCTCCAATCTCTCGACCTATATTTTTCATCCAGGAGAAATATAAGCGCGaccaggagaagctgcaggaggagtgGCTGAAGTCTCAGGAGGAGATCGACAACCCCGTGGACCAACCAGATTTTGCAAAGGTATTTTAAATCTGCAGGGAGGAACTTCTGTCTCCCCCTTCTGGTAATGGCAGTTAACTCCAAATATTTTGCATATGCCAACCTGTCTATGGGTAGAGAGGCACCAACCGAGGTTACCCTCAGTTCCTTCCCATCAGCTCCTAAAAGCCTCAGCAGTCGTCTTTTCTGAATGCAGggtttctttatttatctgtaGCTCAGAAACTTGTCTTGAACACTTCTCAGGTTCCCCCGTCAAACTCTTGGCTTTCAAGCCTGCTCCGTCTCCGTTGTTATGTGGTTTGTTCTGCTCTTCATCTCTTGCAAACCAATCTTTAGTGCTGGTTTTAAAACTAATTGCTACCGGTGCAATGTGCAGGATTATCTCCACAGATACCAGATTTAAAACTCATTTAGAACTAAATACTCCGTGGTGTACAGAGAGATTTACCTGCAGCGGATTGGCTTTATCGGTATTAGTAGTATCAGAATTCTTTTGGTGGGACTCGAGTGTAATTTTCATTTATATGTATTCATCCTACACAGCTTTAATGTGTCTAAATGAATACCTAAATACCTGAAACATCAATTGGTGCCATCACAAGGTGGCAATAAGCTCTGAATCATGACATTACATTGGATAAATCAATCCAAAGGGATTTGATTATGCAGCAGTTGcatgtgcagactctggctttTAAGAAGCAGAACAACGTTCAGTCATGTGGATATTCACACAGGAGACTCAGCATGTGTGGGTATATCCTCTCTGTAATGCCAGCTCATGTTTTGCAATAAGAAAAACTCAGcaatttcaaaacatttactgATTTTGGTCACCACAGGGAATTTCTCCATTATTGTTTCAGTTCCTCCTGGAGGGTTAATGAGCGTGTGATCAATTGAGGTTCTCATGTGCTCCaacactttctctttttctttcatctgtctgtgcagccCGGCAGCCTGGAGGGGAACAGCCACAGCGTCAGCCCACACTCGCCACTCTTTCCTGTCAACCAGCCCACTTCTTCTCAgcgggaagaggaagagagaaagaggaaggaggagcaggagcaggagcgccgaaggcaggaggaggagaagaggaagcgggaggaggaggagcaagagCTGCGGCGTCTgcgggaggagagggagaggaaggagaggcaggcggaggaggagaggaagaggagggaggaggagaggaagaggagggaggaagaggagaggcaggcggaggaggagaagaagaggagggatgaggaggagagggagaggaggaggagtgaggaggaggagaggaagagtagGGAGGAGGaactgaggaggagagaggagcagagggaggaggagcggAGGTGGCAGGAAGCTTCGGAGCAGCAGCGCAGAGAGCGGGAGCGAgccttccagcagcagcagctgcagcagcagcagcagcagctgcagcagcagcagcagcagtggtcaGTAGAGACGCTGCTTCCTCCTGTTCTCTGCATAACACTCACATGTCTTTTGTCCGTCATGCACATATGAACACACTCACATGTCAAACATTACGTGCTTTATCATCTGTGCATGAACATAACTGCAACTAACGTGTTTGCATGTGCTTTGTCATCAACCTCTGTGCTGTCACCCATCTCTCTGCACACCGCTCATCACCAAAGGGCTGCTGGCTCCGATGGCTTTAACATGCATCCTCCACTGTCCTTTACTGACAGGTCAGTACAGGATCTGTGGTTAATAAACTGCACCTGCAGCCTGGAGATAAGGTTTCTTTTTATATTCAGCTAATCGGCCAATGTCGCAGATAAAACCTTCTCGTACAACGCAAACCTTTTATCCCATGCATATTTACTTTATTACCTGTTTTGATCAATAGTAACAATAATGCCTGAGTGTTATCCCAATTTATtacaatatttcaatataatcGCTTTAAAAAGTTGTATTAATAAAAACTTAACGACAGATCCCAAATATATATTGCGTATCTATATGCTGTACAATGGCATATAGAATGGAAATAGAAAGACCCAACAGTCTCTCtttgaattcaatcaaaatgcgcacattaataattcatatcagttccctaaatatgcctgatatTCTTCCTGGGAAAATAGTGGATATGTCAAAAAATGTCAGtgtcaaagaataaaaaataaatccaacatTCCTTCtaccatgtttaaaaaaaatcagttcaGTCGCTTTTCttgagacacaaacagcaatgaGAACAgaaccttggcagaggtaacaatcactaaatgatttaaaattcaCTATAATGCAGTTTTGAGTGTTAATTAATGTATTTGTTAACAACTGTAGCTCCTCCTGTGGACATTCATGTGGAGGCTGCTGTATAAAGAACAACAAGATGGTATCATACAGTTGtaatgatataaaaaatgtcttcatatgTGAAGTAATAGTTTATAAATGCTAAATGGGAGGGACAGTGAAGGGAATTTTGCAACAGGACTCATCTTGGTGACACAGTTTGTCTGAATTGTACCAAAGCTGCCAAAACAGCGCATGATCCTGCCAAAACCTCTACGCCAGTTTTTAAGAAACAAGAAGAATTTCTCACTCATACGTCATTTTAAcctaaaaataacaacagaaagcagagagaaactgaaagcATTACAGTACAGACATAACTCAGCATTATATATGTCATACGAGTCATTATTTTTTCTACACTTTTCCTGCACAGAAGAAAATGGTCTTGTCTTTACTGAGTAGCTGATGTTGTCCAGTAGAGGTTTTATATATGCATTTGaacaaaataactcaaacaGAAGGTCATGAAGTTGGAAGTCCTCCAGTAAGCGGGTTAGGTCTCCAGCTGGGATTGAAATTACCTGAGATTTGTCTGTAATCAGCAGTTTCCCTTTATGGACAAATACAATCAGCAGTGTCCCTTTATggacaaatacaattttattggGTCAAATCAAGGAACACTGTTGTGTAACAAAAGTGAGATATTCTTTATTATTGAGTCGGTCGTACTCCTGGtcacaaaaaaagtcaaatgaattGGTTTGATTTCTAGATTAGTATATATAGTTTATTACTGAttactgtaattttttttaattacatgttttcttttgtctgacAGGGTAAAATCCCAATCGTCTCCTCAGCTCGACGAAGAGGAAAAACCTCAGAGGAGAGGTCAGTTTTCTATATTCATTCTGCATTAATTAAGTTTTACTATAAAAGTAC encodes the following:
- the lmo7a gene encoding LIM domain only protein 7 isoform X12 — its product is MEWREQSSVGCDEAFSEAQRWIEAVTKKTFGSNDFRSALENGVLLCDLINKIRPGVVKRVNRLPTPIAGLDNLNVFLRACGKLGLKEAQLFHPGDLQDLSTRVTVKHQETNRRLKNVLITIFWLGRRAQCDRVYNGPHLNFKAFEGLLGTALYKALQESSSQKGSNVRDSGFGDSWYSEREELYQLREGGGGGSGGSGHRRDDSLDSLDSLGSRPHSISSDTTLKGSSEGCCSDTEADSVFRMAENKDGLSYRRSVVITPKTTTQFNQFLPSKDKTSGYVPAPLRKKRAERHEDNRRSWASPIYTEHDGTLTRELPTQESIDGSKSTSDIQVDSTVARQVRYEELQKHREQIKDTEDKWQDDLSKWKNRRRSVNSDIVKKKEERDQIEQVTIGGNRRSKTFKEMQEERDNKGKKSLGSRLGSLAYLDDEEDVFERPVTSPRTRTLPARSFTIDTPYNYFEPSEPSLKEDDPPAASPATGRAASPPTSRRVDVVDRPAGRDTTTTITPNLPPSSRGSLLNSAAGAPLQRSAVSERSRPTKTEEKTTTVVSERSRPTKTEEKTTTVVSSSSALQKVAEPRRPFLRAQTEVEAPSPGFLYKQQPQPSSMEPKPPGVSHVSASLPRSYQKSDSARLTSVVTARPFGTQASRITSLPRVFAMGDPNKRVNGDASKKSSVPSRYHQFMTPEDEAHSSSAHSSEDEEEEEEEEAAVTWGKTAPKSVTLTQSTSPVPAPPVRREAPVTPAPVSPAPVSPAPAKESSQENYCDMRINLNQKPNSSRDFGFQAAWDSTGARVTTIAPGSPAEMCQLQAGDEVLSVNSQQVAEMSYTDWKSCMEEALQDGSLVMDVRRHGKNNWDRDQPSLPFKSHKTINLTSMDPILLGSPDSNTANSSLDFTSRMTSETLLPKELTANPVVVSYPESLRLTQDLASNGVNGSFYQKSVTMRNKESEPISLKNLKRRSEFFEQGGSESAMPDMPVPSITPSSSRWSWDPEDERRRQEKWQKEQERLLQEKYKRDQEKLQEEWLKSQEEIDNPVDQPDFAKPGSLEGNSHSVSPHSPLFPVNQPTSSQREEEERKRKEEQEQERRRQEEEKRKREEEEQELRRLREERERKERQAEEERKRREEERKRREEEERQAEEEKKRRDEEERERRRSEEEERKSREEELRRREEQREEERRWQEASEQQRRERERAFQQQQLQQQQQVKSQSSPQLDEEEKPQRRGVNVQPGGMAHWLLEKQLRSERDKQARSQRAASELEMERRNILNAMRYREPERVTGGSGLDERKGQQPLSHAELERQQILNEMKKKAPLLTDSSWIRQRSAAMAANKESDLPPMRRGDSLDNLDSYNSWRSSWTPRSNSYVQNYARPHSALSGSSSFYGGGQGLQRPTSSTLPSSYSMGSLRGGAGTPSSPWSRQTPSPSSLSPTTSPEPTSEAGALQQQSRSVSGKKICTFCDSPLGKGAAMIIESLGLCYHLTCFKCIDCTANLGGSEAGAEVRIRNKQLYCNSCYMRFKTGLPTAM
- the lmo7a gene encoding LIM domain only protein 7 isoform X1, with the translated sequence MEWREQSSVGCDEAFSEAQRWIEAVTKKTFGSNDFRSALENGVLLCDLINKIRPGVVKRVNRLPTPIAGLDNLNVFLRACGKLGLKEAQLFHPGDLQDLSTRVTVKHQETNRRLKNVLITIFWLGRRAQCDRVYNGPHLNFKAFEGLLGTALYKALQESSSQKGSNVRDSGFGDSWYSEREELYQLREGGGGGSGGSGHRRDDSLDSLDSLGSRPHSISSDTTLKGSSEGCCSDTEADSVFRMAENKDGLSYRRSVVITPKTTTQFNQFLPSKDKTSGYVPAPLRKKRAERHEDNRRSWASPIYTEHDGTLTRELPTQESIDGSKSTSDIQVDSTVARQVRYEELQKHREQIKDTEDKWQDDLSKWKNRRRSVNSDIVKKKEERDQIEQVTIGGNRRSKTFKEMQEERDNKGKKSLGSRLGSLAYLDDEEDVFERPVTSPRTRTLPARSFTIDTPYNYFEPSEPSLKEDDPPAASPATGRAASPPTSRRVDVVDRPAGRDTTTTITPNLPPSSRGSLLNSAAGAPLQRSAVSERSRPTKTEEKTTTVVSERSRPTKTEEKTTTVVSSSSALQKVAEPRRPFLRAQTEVEAPSPGFLYKQQPQPSSMEPKPPGVSHVSASLPRSYQKSDSARLTSVVTARPFGTQASRITSLPRVFAMGDPNKRVNGDASKKSSVPSRYHQFMTPEDEAHSSSAHSSEDEEEEEEEEAAVTWGKTAPKSVTLTQSTSPVPAPPVRREAPVTPAPVSPAPVSPAPAKESSQENYCDMRINLNQKPNSSRDFGFQAAWDSTGARVTTIAPGSPAEMCQLQAGDEVLSVNSQQVAEMSYTDWKSCMEEALQDGSLVMDVRRHGKNNWDRDQPSLPFKSHKTINLTSMDPILLGSPDSNTANSSLDFTSRMTSETLLPKELTANPVVVSYPESLRLTQDLASNGVNGSFYQKSVTMRNKESEPISLKNLKRRSEFFEQGGSESAMPDMPVPSITPSSSRWSWDPEDERRRQEKWQKEQERLLQEKYKRDQEKLQEEWLKSQEEIDNPVDQPDFAKPGSLEGNSHSVSPHSPLFPVNQPTSSQREEEERKRKEEQEQERRRQEEEKRKREEEEQELRRLREERERKERQAEEERKRREEERKRREEEERQAEEEKKRRDEEERERRRSEEEERKSREEELRRREEQREEERRWQEASEQQRRERERAFQQQQLQQQQQQLQQQQQQWAAGSDGFNMHPPLSFTDRVKSQSSPQLDEEEKPQRRGVNVQPGGMAHWLLEKQLRSERDKQARSQRAASELEMERRNILNAMRYREPERVTGGSGLDERKGQQPLSHAELERQQILNEMKKKAPLLTDSSWIRQRSAAMAANKESDLPPMRRGDSLDNLDSYNSWRSSWTPRSNSYVQNYARPHSALSGSSSFYGGGQGLQRPTSSTLPSSYSMGSLRGGAGTPSSPWSRQTPSPSSLSPTTSPEPTSEAGALQQQSRSVSGKKICTFCDSPLGKGAAMIIESLGLCYHLTCFKCIDCTANLGGSEAGAEVRIRNKQLYCNSCYMRFKTGLPTAM